The nucleotide sequence GCAACCGTGCTTCCAGGTCCGCGACCCGCACCTTTAATGCCGCATTCTCGGCGCGGAGGATGTTCAGTTCGGTGCGCATTTCGACGATCAGTTCCACCAGTTCGGCGTACGTCGGCTGCGTCATTCCATTATTATCGCATCAGACAACACCATTGTTCGGCGACACGCCGACACGGCTCACCCCACATAGATCGACATTCTCCGGTCTATTCGCCCAATGAATGACAGTCTATTTCACCGCGGTGAGACCTGACCAGTTACCGCACGAGAAGCGCAGCGGCGAATGATCGACATCTTGTTGGCCGCCAGAGCGACACGAGACCGGTCGTGAACCAGGTTCGATCGGTCGCACTCGGGGCCGGGGTACTCATCATCTTGGTGATCGCCGCGGCCGTGGTGCTCGAACCGTTGTTGCCGTACTTGATCGGACTGTTCTTTCTGGCGACGATTCTGCGACTGTTATTCCGCAACTGATCATTTCGGTGTTGATCTTGTTCCGAAAACGGAACAGAATGGCAACAGAGGGGCCAAGATCGCAATGCCGGTCTTGGCCCCTTTTGTGTCCGAGCCTGTTTCACTTTCGGAACACATATTAATTGAGGGAATTACGATGCGTCGACGACTACGAGTCCGCGGAACACAGAAACCGGAAATAGAACTGGAACTGCTCGCGCGCGCCCTCTTGTGGGCGGCGCAGGAGAAGGCCGAGAAGGCCCGGATCGATCGCGCGAGAGAACCGGAGGCCAGCCATGAACAATGAGCTGACCATCATCGTGGTGATTGCCGTGCTGGGCTGCATGGCCGGCGGCGGCATCGTGGCTGTTCGGGCTGTCGACCAAGGAGGCCGTGATGTTCGGCGGACCGATGTCGTGGTGTCGTTCCCGCGTGGTCTGACCGACCGGCAGGTTGTAGCCGTCGCACGGATCGTCGTAGGGCTCGCGACCAACAGGAACGGTCTCGGCGGCCAGGACAGTGTCGTGTTCGAGGTCATCGGCACCGATCGGGCGATAACCCACCGGCTGCGGCTGCCCGCTTCCGCTTCGACGTATGTCATGGCGCAGATCAGGACGACGGTGCCCGGCATCGCCATGACCGAGGAGATCGAGTCCGACACCGCGAGCATGAAGAGAATGGTGGTGAACAAGACGAAACCGGCCCCCACCGTGGCCGACGTGACCGCCGGAATCGAGCTGCGACGTCGTCAGACCGATGCCGACCTGGCCGTCGGGAAGCTGGTCGAGATCAGCCGCGCAATCATCACGGTGGCGACGCAACTCCACCGGCATGAGGTCGTCGTCTGGCAGCTCGTCGCGTGCGGTGGCATCAGTCCGCGACCGACAGCCCGGCCGCGGTTTGTCGAATTGCTGTCGACCGGCAAGCCGACGGCGAAGAACAAGGCCGTTGACTCCGGCGTCATGCGGGTAGCGGTCCGGCTCGGGGCGACGGCGGGAACACCGCGACGAACGGCCGAACTGCTGTCACGGTTGCGCCGAGCGGCGTCGTCGGTGTCGGCTCCGCAGGCCCGCCTCGTTCCGCGACTGTTACCCCAGTGGCTGGTGGCACAGTGGATTCGGCAGGGTACGACTCCCCTGTTGGCAACCTCGGTTTTGCTGACGGTCGAGGAGTTCGCCGCGCTGATGGCCTGGCCGCTCGACTCGCCGCTGATCGGCAATCTGTCACTCGGCGGCAGTCCGCAGCTCCCGGCCGCGCCGATCGTGCCCCGCACGGGACGGGTGCTCGGGCTGGCCAGTGTCGGCGACCGGCCGGTGGCGCAGAGCGTGGCCGCCGGGAGGCTTCACACCCTGGTCGCCGGCCCGACCGGCTCCGGCAAGAGTTGGTTGGCCGCCCGGTGGGCGCTCGAAGACATCGAAGCCCGGCGCTGCCTGATCTCGATCGATCCGAAGGGCTCGACGAACCAGGCGATCCTTGACCGGGCTCCGGCTGAGGCTATCGGCCGGATCATCGTGGTCGACCCGCTCGACCTGGTGCGGCCGGTGCCAATGCCGCTGTTGTCGGACCAGCTGTCGGCCGACGCCGTGGTGCAGCTGCTCAAGCACCGCTTCGGGGACCTTGGGCCGCGAAGTTCGGACATCATCTCGGCCAGCCTGTACGCCCTGGCAAGGCGACCGGGCTCGACGATCATGGACCTGTTGCCGTTGTGGACAGACGTCAGTTTCCGGTCGCAGGTGGCCGGTCTCGTGGCCGACGACCCGGTGCTCGCCAGCTTCTTCGGCTGGTTCGAGGCGCTCGGGGCGGCGGAGCGCAGCTCGGTGCTGGCCGCACCGATGAACAAGATTCGGCCGCTCCTGCAACGGGTCGGCGTCCGCAACATCATCGCGGCTCCCCGCGCGACGTTCTCGATGGCAGAAGCCATGCGGGACAGGTTGGTCGTGCTCGTGAACCTGCCGGAGGGCGAACTCGGTGCCGACGCAACGACGTTGCTCGGACAGGCCGTGGTCGGTCAGGTCTGGGCGGCAACGCAGTCACGGATCGCGCGGACGCCGGTCAGCTTCTTGATCGACGAGGCGGCCCGGTTCGTCGACTCCCCCGTCGATCTCGGAGACATGCTCGCGAAGTCCCGGGAATACGGCGTCGGCCTGCAGCTCGTTGTGCAGTCGGTCAGTCAGTTCCCGTCGAAGTTGCGCGAGATCGCTCTCAACTCGGCCCGAACCAAGGTCGGCTTCGGGACATCGGCGACGGACGCCAAGCGTCTCGCTGCCGAGTTCGGGCCCGGCGTCGAGGCCGACTACTTCACCGGGCTCGGCCCGTACGAGGCCATCGGCCAGGTTGCGCTCGAAGCCAGCGTGTCGCCGGCCTTCACCTTTCGCACTGAAGCCCTGGGGCCGGTCATTCCTGGCCGGGCGAAGGCGATCCGGGCAGCGTCGCGGGCGAAATGGGGTGTGCCGCGTGAAGAGATCGAGGCGGCTTGGAAGCGCTCAACCGGGACGGACGAGAGCCCGGGCGGCACCCCGGGACCGATTGGACGGAGGCCGAAGCGATGAGAACAGCACGACCGATCGCCCGTCCGATCGCTGCCTGCAGCGCACTGGCCGTGAGCTGGTCAAACGGTGGGTTAAGCGCGACGACATTTGCGCCCGAAAGGCGGGCGCAATGAGCAAGCGAATTTCACGAGAGCGGCTGGCACGCATCACGTCCGAGTTGACGCCGCGTGATCGCGAGATGGTCGAGTTCCTGGCGCGGGTGAAGCTCGCGACGGGTAGTCAGCTGCGCCGCGCCGTCTGGACCGATCAGTCCGCTGCCGGAAAGCGTTCGGCCCGTCGAGCCCTGGCGCGCCTGGTCTGTTGGCGCGTGCTCGCCCGCCTGGAACGTCGGCAAGGTGGCCTCGGCAAGGGCAGTGATTCGTGGACCTATGCCCTCGATACGGCCGGCCAGCGGCTGCTCGGCGAGGCCGGAGCCAGACGTCCGCACCTACCGCGCCCGGCAATGTGGGCCCACGTGCTGCTCGGCACCGAAGTCGCGGTGACCCTAGCCGAGGCGCTGCGCGGAACCGATCGAACCGTTGCCATCTGGCAGGGGGAGCCCGAGTGCTGGCGGTCTTACACCGGGTCCCACGGACAACGCCTGACCTTGAAACCGGACGCATTCGTCGACGTCTTGTCGCCGGAATTCCACGATGTGTCATACCTCGAAGCCGACACTGGCAGCCAGTCGCGGACGGTGATCCGGGCGAAGCTGGCGGCCTACCAGCGCTACGCCGCGACCGGCCTCGACCAACGAATGCAGGACGGCATATTCCCGCTAACCGTGTTCGTCACGGTGACGCCAGAGCGTCAGGCCGTTCTCGTCGACCTTGTCAACGGCCATCTTGAGGTCCCCGCTGGTGGCCAGTTGATTGTCCCCACCCGTTGCTGAGGTTTTCAGGTGTTCGTGGTGGCCTCCCGGTGGTTGCGTGCGTCTTTCATGCGGCGGGATTCGCCGTGGGTGACCACGATGGTGGCTTGGTGCAGGAGCCGGTCCAGGATGCTGACTGCGGTGGTGTGTTCGGGCAGGAAGTGGCCCCATTGGTCGAAGGGCCAGTGGGAGGCGATCGCCAGGGAGCGGCGTTCGTAGGCGGCGGCGACCAGGCGGAACAGCAGTTGGGTGCCGGTGTCATCCAGCGGTGCGAAGCCGACTTCGTCGATGATGATCAGGTCGTTGCGGATGAGGGTGTCGATGATGCGGCCGACGGAGTTGTCGGCCAGGCCGCGGTAGAGCTGTTCGATGAGATCTGCTGCGGTGCAGTACTTTACTTTCATTCCGGCGGTGACGGCGGCCTGGCCCAGTGCGATGAGGGTGTGCGATTTGCCGGTGCCGGGCGGTCCGACCAGGCCAGATTCGACTTGTCGGTGATCCACTGGAGGTCGGCGAGGTAGCTGAACGTCTTGGCCGGGATCGAGGAGCCTTCGACGTCGAAGGTGTCCAGGATTTGGTGACGGGGAACGCGGCGGCTTTGAGCCGGTTGGCGGTGTTGGAGGCATCGCGGGCGGCCAGCTCAGCTTCGATCAGGGTGCGCAGCAACTCCTCCGGGGTCCAGCGTTGCGTTTTGGCGGTGAGCATCACCGCGGCGGCGATGCCGCGGATGGTGGACAGCTTCAGCCGGCGCAGTCCGGCGGTCAGGTCGGCGGGCAGTTCGGGGACGACCGGTGTTGCCGGCGGCGTAGACCTGGTTGAGGTGGTGGTGGTCATGGGGTGACTCCTGTTGCGGTGGTGGGGTTGTGGCCGGTGACCGCGGCGAGGTTGTAGTCGGCCAATGAGCGGGTGCCGGCGGCGGGGAGGGCGACGATCAGGGCTCCGCCGGGTGGGACCTGGGTGGGTGTGGCGGTGCCGGCGGCCAGGATGGAGCGGACGTCGGCGGCGCGGAACCGTTTGAACGCCACCGCCCGGCCCAACGCCGCAATGAGTTGGTCGTGGCCGTGGGCGGCGCCCAGGGCCAGCAGCACGTCCAGTTCGGAGCTCAGGCGGGTGTTGCCGATGGCGGCGGCGCCGACCAGGAACGCCTCCGCGGCCTCGCCCAAAGCGCAGAACTGCCGCTCGGAGGCGGTGCGGGGTCGCGGTGCCCGTGAGGGCGCGGGCCGCGGCCCGCCGTAGTGGACGTCCTGGACGGACACCTCGCCGGGGGCGACCAACAGGTGTTCGGCCAGGACTTCACCGGTGCTGGGGTCGCCGATCACCAGGTGGCCGGCGGCCTGGACGAGGCGGACCTGCCGGCCGATCATGGTGGTCGGCACGGAGTAGCGGGCCGAGGCGAACCGGACGCAGGAGAGCCGGTCGACCTTGCGGATCACCGGCGCCGGTCCGAAGTCCAACCGCAGAGAGGGCAACGGTCGCAACACTTCCCGCTCCACCACCAGTCTTTCGTCGGGGATGGCGGCGATCTCCGAATGCACCCGGGCGTTGACCTCCGCGCACCAGATCTTCGCCGCAGCGTTCGCCGCATCGACCCCGACCGGTCGGCCTGCCAACTGTGCTTCGGTGAGCAGCGGCACCACCAGATCCCGCTGCGCGTAGCCGACCAGGTTCTCCACGATTCCTTTGGACTCCGGGTCCTGGGCGTGGCAGAAGTCCGGGGTGAACCCGTATTCTCTGAACTTTTTTCACTGAATGCGGTGGCCTGACGCCGAGCTGATCGTTGTCAGCGCTTGCCTGTGATGCCCTCTGGCTGCCTTCTGGCGGTAGGGTCACCGAGGTTGACGGTGTTGTTTCGGCCGGAGGTGCGCCGGTTGTCGATCTGGCTGATCTTTTCGGTTGCTCCAGCGAGACTTACTTCCAGTCCTTCGATTTCACCGAGCCAACCCTCGTTCTGGGCTTCGGTGATCCGCGCCTGCAGGTTGTCGCGGATGTCGACGAGGCGGGGCCGCTGGTCGGGGTCGGGCCAGAGCATGGAGCAGCGGACGCAGGCGTGTTCGTGGATGCAGGGGCTTCCGAACGCGCGGGCGCAGGTGCCGATCGAGACTTTCCTTCGCTCGAAGTGGCCGAGAAATTCCTGCCATTCGTCGTCGGTGGGGACGCGGTATTCCTCGGTGGGCCGCAACGAGCGTCGGCGGGCGAGGAACGCCAGGTGGGCGTGGATGGTTTCTTCCGGATAGATCGCTTTGTAGCCGAGGGTCACGTTGATGTCGCGATGCCCGGCGATGATCTGGGCGATGTGCGGTGGGAGGCCGCCGAGGATTGCGCCGGTGATGAACATCCTGCGGAAGTCGTGTGGGGTGTAGTGCAGCGGTTCGTCCTCGCCGGGATTGTTCAAACCGGCTTTGGTGAGAGCTTCGGAGAGGAACTTGCCGACGCTGGTGGTGGAGATTGCCCGGCTCTCCGTGCCGATCCTTCGTTGGAACAGCACCGGCGCCGGCGCTGCCCAGAGTCGCTCGCGTGTGTCATAAGCCGAGACCAGCGGGACAGCCCCGGAGCGCAGACGAATGCGAGAGATGATGGTGCTGAGCACTTCTGCCAGTTCCGGGCTGACCACGAGCAGCCGTTCGGTGTCGGTCTTGGACGGCAGGATCTGCAGCAGCGGGACGATCTGTCCGGTGGTGGGCAGCCGATACTGCACCAGGCTGTGATGGTTGAGCTCGAGGAGTTCCTCGGCCCTGACGCCGGTGGTGCGTAGGACCTCCACGATCGCCCAACTCCAGAACGCGTGGTCCTCCTCACGGGTGAGGTTGCGCCGCTTCCCGGTGATCGGGTCATCCGCCCAGATGGTCTCGCGGGCTCCGCGTGCGACGACAGCTCTGATCAGGGTGGCACCGGCGGCCGTGAACGGCTGTCCTGGTTCTGCTTGGGTCGCCGCGTCGAGCAATGATCTGGCGGTGGTGCGGTGCTGATCGACCGCCCGGACCAGGGCCGGCAGGGCGGGCAGCAGCCGGCGGGTCCGTGCATCCATGCGTGCTTTGAGGCGCCGTTTCGCTTTGCGTCGGTCGATCTCTTCCTCTCCGACCGGGCAGGGCACCACCCACCGGCCCCAGCGTGCAGGGTCCTCGACCGCCCAGTGCGCCAGATCAAGATAGAAGGCCCTGACCGGTGTCAGACATTCCCGGTAGTTGATGCGTTCAACGGTCACGGCCGTCCGTTCACCGGCAGGCAGAGTTCTCGTCTTGGTGAAAGTGCGAAGCCGACGTTTCCAGTCGTCGGCGACCTGAGCAGACAGATGCAGGGTGTCGATGCCTGGGTGGTGGGCCTCAATGTCGGCCCAGAACCGTTTGCCCAGGTAGTAGGACAACGAGTCCAAGCTGGTGTAGTCCAGCGCCGGTTGACGTTCCCGCAGGTAGTCCACGAACAGGTCCCGGACGGCGGGATTGACCAGCTGGTAGCGGTCGATCAGTTGCTCCGGTGTCTGCTGCCCGCGGGTGCGCAGCCCGCGGAGCATCGCCGGTGCGTCGTCGCTGAACACTCCGAGGTCGCGCAGGACCCGGTAGAAGGTGGTGCGACCACTTGATGCGTCCGGGCGTGACCGGTCTTCCGCGGCGAATAACTCCACCACATCGCCGATGGTGATCTGTGCGATGGTGCCGCCCTTGGCTGCCAAGATCAGCGCGCAACGGTAAACGCACTGGGTGGCAGTGGGTTTGGACACGCCACCGTCATCGGCGCAGAGTTCTCGGAGCCGCGCGAAACCCGACTGATCCCGGGAAGCGGCCAGGTTCCGCACCAGCAGGCCACCCCGACCGCCACCGCCGCCGACCAGCCAGGCCAGTGTGGGTCGGAACAGGTCGGCGCTGATCGCCAACGGCAGCGCCTCCACCAACGCTTCCTGATGCCAACGCCGGTGGCCGCGAACACCGAGCCACTCGTTAGGAACCTGCCGCCAATCCGCGCCGGCAGTATCAGCGCCGCTCACCAACCACCGGTCCTGCCACGTCGCGCCAGGCATAGCGCTGAGCCAGTGAAGGAGCAAACCGATCCCACACAGCCGTTTGCTGTGTTCACCGGTCGCCGACCGGACGGGCGGCATCGAGGCGAGATGTTCGCGCGCCAACTCCGCAGACCACCAGGTCGCCGGCCATGACTGGCCTGCGGCCCGCGGCGCGGGTTGCGCTGGCGGTGTCGCCGGCGAGGCAACTACCGAGCCGATCGCCGTCGCGTTCACCGCGAGATGTTCTTGCCGAAAAGCACTTCCATCGTCTCGGGTCGATATCCCGGTGCGAGCGGCGGAACCGCCCGGGCGGCCGCGCGTTGGGACTGCTCGGCGTGGTGAGTGAGCAGCCTTCGGATCACGTCCTCCTTGCGAGGTGTCAGGTAGATCTGTGTGGTGCTGAGCTGGGCATGACCCAACACCAACTGCACGTCGGTCAACGGGAGCGCCGGATCCTCAGCCATCCGGTAGGCCGCGGTATGCCGCAACGCGTGCAACGTCGCCGCGGTGCCCGCCCGCTCGTTCACCCGCTCGAACATGCGGTGCACCGCGTGATAGGTCAACGGGCGCGGCGGGCGTCGCAAGGTCCACCACAACGGCTGGCCACGCCCCGGCGGGATGACCCCATCCATTTCCAACTGGTAGAGCCGCAACCAGACGAACGCATCGGTCGACGCCGGAAGTTGCTGCGCAGCACCAGAACCCTTGCGGACCACGGTGATCAGCTGACGACCAGGATCGGCACCGCCCGAGGTGACGGACAACAGTTCCGAAGCGCGCGCCCCCGTCGAGACATAGAAGGCCACCAGTGCCCGATCTCGATGCGAGGGTAGTCGCGCGAAGATGTCGTTGAACTCTGCATCCGGAATGCTGCGCGGGATCCGGCTCGGGACGACGGGCCGATAAAGGCCGGCCCGTTCATTGCGATACGGCTCCATCGGATTGTGATGAGCGTGTGCCCGGCCACCGCGACGAGAACGATCCAACGGAAACGGGTTCAGGATCGGGCCAGTGCCGCAATCGCGGTGGAAGTCATAGAAGCCCCGCAACACCGACTCGCTGTGGGCGCGTACCGACACCGCATAGGCCATGCCACCCGGAGCGGCCGCCACCGACCCGACCGCCGGTTCGTCCGCCGGCCGCCGCCAATGCGGCCGCGGAGACCGGCCGGTGACCTGGAGCCAGCGGGAGAAGTCCCGGGCCTCGACCCTCGTCGCCCGATCCCACCGCACCCCGACCGCCCACAAAAACCGGAACCACCGCAGCAGATCCATCCCGTAGGACCGGGCCGTCGACGCCGACCGACCAGCGGCCTGCAACTCCCGGAAGAACTCCGACACCGACTCCACCGGGTCCCCGGCCACATCCAGCAGCCGATACGGCTCCGACACCTCGCCGGTCCCGAACAGCCGACCGACCAACGGAACTACCAGCCGAGCCCGATCCGCCAGCCCCTCTCCCACGATTTCCATCCACGATTTCTAGCATCATCAGGTGATCCTCTCGCCGACGACACGCCGCCTTTGAGCTGCAGTTACACACCAAGTAGTTCAGTCAACGGGTAGTGTCCGGCCAACCGGATGAAATCCGGTGTGGGGATGACGACGTTGGCCACGACACCGCCTTTGAGGCACGCCATCCGGTCGGTCAGCAACTTGCCCGGGACACCACCGGCGGCCTGCAGCGCTTCGGCCAGGAAACCCAAAGTGGTGGAGGACCTCTCGTTGGTGGCGAAGGCGACGAACCGCCACCTCGACCAGGCCAGCACCGCGCAGAACAGGTGCAACCCGGCGCCGACATCAGCCCAGTCGAACACCATGAACGCGCCCGGTTCCCACACCGCCGGGCGGCGACCACGGTGATTACTGCGGCGCCACAACGCTTTCTGGTCTGCGACCAGACGCCGGAAGTTCCGGGCCGACCCCTGATAGCCGGCGGCCTGAGCCACCGGCAGCAGCCGCTTCGCCGAGATCCGGCCCTTCGACGTTTCGATTCGTTTGGCGACCAGCTCGGTCACCGCCTCGAAGTTCCGGGCCCGCGGCGCCGGCACCGGCCGGTCCTGGCCGGCCTCGGCGCGTTCCACGACCCGCCGCACAGTCTTGTGGGCGGTGGCGCAGATCTGCGCTGCGCCCCGGTAGGTGCCGACCTCGCGGTAGGCGGAAATGATGTCCATTCGTTCCCTCGCTGACAACATGGAGCTCCCTGGGCGGTGCGGTGACTGGTTGGCACCGCCACCGTCACCGCCCAGGGCCTCACGGCTCGACACGACACGACGAGCAAGGGGTGGGGACTTTCAACTGGCCAAAACCGGGGACCTCACCTGGCCACCACCGGGGACTTTCTCATGGCCACGGACAGACCTGCTGGCGGAGCTCCCGAGCACGGTCTGGCCGATGTTCGCAGTCGGCCTGGTGTCCGACGTGCCGCGATTGTTCACCGGAGGCGGCTCGTGAGGCGGGCCGTGGCACGGGGGCCACCACGAACCATCTTGGCCCCCTCTCTGGTTGGCCGGTCCCCTACCGCGCATCACCCCCGATGCCATCCCCTCCCTCAACCAACTGGAGACCCTCATGCCCTCAGGACGATTCCCCGAACCAACGACCCCGGAGTGCCTCATGATCGCGCAGGTCCTTTGCCGAGGCACCCTCGACCAGTCCGTCACCGCCGTCACGGGTCAAGCGGCTCGCGACGGCAAAGCCCAGATTCGTGTCAGCTTCGGCCGCATCCTGTTCTACCTCGAAGACCGGGCCTCGCTCATCGTGCTGACGGCGGCCATCGACCGGGCCAACGAGCTCGCGCCAAAGGTCTTCGGACCAGCGGACGACGAGCGCTGGACCTATGCCGAAGCGGTCCGTCGCCATGTCGCCCGCAGCGGAGCCCTGCCGAAGAACGGCAGCCGCGCCTGGGAGACCTTGCAGTCCGCTCGCTGATTGTCTGCCCCGCCACCCCCGACCCGATAGGAGAACGCACGTGAGCAGTTTCCGTAGCAGTGACCCGCTCCTGCCCGAGACCTACGTCATGACCCAGATGATCTGCCGCGGGTTCGTCGATCACAAGGTTGTCGTGGTCGATGGACACATGACTCTGAGCGGCGCGCCCGGTATCCGCCTGTCCTTCGGCCGCATCGTGATCAGTCTCGAAGACGAGGAAGCATTGGACGCCCTGATCTCCGCAGTCGACCAGGCCCACGAGTTGGTCGAAGAGGCCTTCGGCCTTGGATCCGGCAGCACCAGCTTCTGACTCACACGCCGCACTCTTGATCCTTGAAAATTGAACAGAGACAATCGAGCCCGGATGGTTGGCATCCGCCGACCATCCGGGCTGTACCACTGGAAGCAGCTACAGCGAGTCGACGATCAACGTCCGCAGCACGCGCATTGCTTCCATCGTGCGAACCCGCACAACGTTCCACTGACCGTTCCAGTCGTTGGAGAGGTGGGCCAGACCTAGCCTGAGACGAGCCTTCATGGCGGCGTCGGCCAAATTTCCGCCCTCGTGCGTCGTAGCATCACTGGAGTGTTCCCGATTTTGTGGACTCGAAGTTAAGCCGCGAGCTCGTTTAGATGTCTAAATCCTAACTCATATTCCACGGGTGTCAAGTAGCCAATTGAGGAATGGCGTCGGTGTGTGTTATAGTAAGTTTCGATCCACAGAAACGTTTCCCGTCGTAGACGTTTCAACGTCGGCCACGGCTTCGTATGGATCAGTTCCTTCTTGTACGTCGCGAAGAATGATTCGGCGACGGCGTTGTCGTAACACGTACCGGTGCGGCCCATCGACCGGCGGATACCATTCGCTCCGCAGAAGTCCGCGAAAATTCCGGACGTATATTGACCAGACTCAACCGGTGGTAGCAACACTCGGCTCCTGCAGTAATAGTAGGCTCTTGTGACGTTCTCGTGGGTGGTTTGACCCCTGGTTGTGGGCGACACACCGGGCTGCGTATAGGTTCTGGCTTATCTAGGGTCAGTCACTATCCAGGAGCACGGTGTGCGCGGTGTAACGATATGGCGAAAGCTGCTCGGTGTCGAGCAACTGCAGGTGTGCGATGTGGCGTGGGAGGAGGCCGACGACCGGCAGGTGCTGGTCGTTTCGGTGCGTGCGACGAAGGGCGCCCGGAGTAGGTGCAGTCGATGCCGGCGTAGACGGCCGGGCTATGACCAGGGCGGCGGAACCCGGCGGTGGCGGTCGCTGGACTGGGGGTCGACGATGGTATTCCTGCAGGCTGCGGCCCCGCGGGTGAACTGCCGGACGCACGGGGTGGTCGTCGCGGCGGTGCCGTGGGCCCGACCCGGCGCGCGGGCAACCCGAGCGTTTGAAGACCAGTGCGCGTGGTTGGCGGCGCACACCGCTTCGTCGGTGGTGGCGCAGTTGATGCGGACGTCGTGGCGGCACGTGAGCGCAATCATCGAGCACGTCGTCGCCGACGGTTTGGCCGGCCGGGACGTGCTCGCGGGGCTGCAGCGGATCGGCATCGATGAAATCTCCCACCGCAAAGGCCAGCGGTATCTGACGTGCGTGGTCGATCAAGACTCCGGCAGATTGGTGTGGGCCGCACCGGGCCGCAACAGCGACACCCTGGGTCGGTTCTTCGACCAACTCGGCCCAGAACGGGCGGCGGCGTTGACGCACGTCTCGGCCGACGGGGCGCAGTGGATCCACGACACCGTGACGGCCCGCGCGCCGCAGGCGGTGCTGGGATTGGATCCGTTTCATATCGTGGGGTGGGCCACCCGGGAGTTGGACAAGGTCCGTCGTCAGACGTGGAACACGCTGCGGGGTAACAGTAGCTCTGCGCAGGCGTCGTCGGTGAAGGGCAGCCGCTGGGCATTGCTGAAAAACCCGGCGGACCTGTCCCCGGAGCAACGCGGGTCCCTCGCCTCGATCGCCCAGACCAACCGGCATCTGTATCGGGCGTATCTGCTGAAGGAGCAACTGCGCGCGGTGTTCCAGGTCAAGGGCCAGGCCGGCCGTGAACTGCTGGCCGGCTGGATCGCCTGGGCCCGCCGCTCCCAACTCCCCGGCTTCATCGCCCTGGCCGCAACGTTGAAGCGGTTCCAGCAGCTGATCTGGAACACCCTGATCCACCACATGAGCAACGCCCAATCCGAGGCCACCAACACCCACCTACGGGCCTTGACCCGCAGGTCGTACGGCTTTCACAGCCCAGAAGCGTTGATAGCCATGGCAATGCTCACCCGCGGCGGGTTATGCCCGCCGCTTCCCGGACGCTAAACCACCCACGAAAACGTCAGGAGACCCCTAAATGGGTTGGCACTTTAGGTGTTCGGCTACTGTTTGAGTAATACCGCAAGGATTCATTCAGTTAATACCACAGAAATATGCGCCTTCATTCGTCTCGCCCATCAGCTTTACCCGTTGCGCGGCCGGAACTAATTTGCCATAATCGGAACAGATAAAAGACGGGTACTGTGATGGCAGAAGAAAATAAACTTGGTCAGGTGCTGCGTCGCCTGCGAACGGAAAAAGGTATGACGGTGCGGGAACTCGCCGAACTGACGAGCATTCCGACAACGAGCATCTTCCGTGTTGAGACTGGTGAAGTCGCCGCCCCCAGACCGAAACAGTTACAAGTGTTGGCGCGTGCGCTCGGTATCGACGTGGAGGAGCTCTACGCCACCGCTGGCTACATCGCCTCGGCTGATTTACCGTCCCTGCGCCCGTACCTCCGAGCCAAGTTCGGCCTCTCCGATCAAGCCCTCGGCCAAGTCGAAGGCTACGTCCAAGCACTACGTGACCAAACAAGCGAACAGGAGGAACGAGAACATGATGGAGACAAAGACACGTAGCAAGTTGACCGAACTGCGGGACCTCGTACCCGAGCGCGCCCTGACGCCTTCAGAGGTCCGCCAGGTGCTAGAACGACAAGCT is from Nakamurella sp. PAMC28650 and encodes:
- a CDS encoding type IV secretory system conjugative DNA transfer family protein, encoding MNNELTIIVVIAVLGCMAGGGIVAVRAVDQGGRDVRRTDVVVSFPRGLTDRQVVAVARIVVGLATNRNGLGGQDSVVFEVIGTDRAITHRLRLPASASTYVMAQIRTTVPGIAMTEEIESDTASMKRMVVNKTKPAPTVADVTAGIELRRRQTDADLAVGKLVEISRAIITVATQLHRHEVVVWQLVACGGISPRPTARPRFVELLSTGKPTAKNKAVDSGVMRVAVRLGATAGTPRRTAELLSRLRRAASSVSAPQARLVPRLLPQWLVAQWIRQGTTPLLATSVLLTVEEFAALMAWPLDSPLIGNLSLGGSPQLPAAPIVPRTGRVLGLASVGDRPVAQSVAAGRLHTLVAGPTGSGKSWLAARWALEDIEARRCLISIDPKGSTNQAILDRAPAEAIGRIIVVDPLDLVRPVPMPLLSDQLSADAVVQLLKHRFGDLGPRSSDIISASLYALARRPGSTIMDLLPLWTDVSFRSQVAGLVADDPVLASFFGWFEALGAAERSSVLAAPMNKIRPLLQRVGVRNIIAAPRATFSMAEAMRDRLVVLVNLPEGELGADATTLLGQAVVGQVWAATQSRIARTPVSFLIDEAARFVDSPVDLGDMLAKSREYGVGLQLVVQSVSQFPSKLREIALNSARTKVGFGTSATDAKRLAAEFGPGVEADYFTGLGPYEAIGQVALEASVSPAFTFRTEALGPVIPGRAKAIRAASRAKWGVPREEIEAAWKRSTGTDESPGGTPGPIGRRPKR
- a CDS encoding site-specific integrase, whose amino-acid sequence is MEIVGEGLADRARLVVPLVGRLFGTGEVSEPYRLLDVAGDPVESVSEFFRELQAAGRSASTARSYGMDLLRWFRFLWAVGVRWDRATRVEARDFSRWLQVTGRSPRPHWRRPADEPAVGSVAAAPGGMAYAVSVRAHSESVLRGFYDFHRDCGTGPILNPFPLDRSRRGGRAHAHHNPMEPYRNERAGLYRPVVPSRIPRSIPDAEFNDIFARLPSHRDRALVAFYVSTGARASELLSVTSGGADPGRQLITVVRKGSGAAQQLPASTDAFVWLRLYQLEMDGVIPPGRGQPLWWTLRRPPRPLTYHAVHRMFERVNERAGTAATLHALRHTAAYRMAEDPALPLTDVQLVLGHAQLSTTQIYLTPRKEDVIRRLLTHHAEQSQRAAARAVPPLAPGYRPETMEVLFGKNISR
- a CDS encoding site-specific integrase, giving the protein MSGADTAGADWRQVPNEWLGVRGHRRWHQEALVEALPLAISADLFRPTLAWLVGGGGGRGGLLVRNLAASRDQSGFARLRELCADDGGVSKPTATQCVYRCALILAAKGGTIAQITIGDVVELFAAEDRSRPDASSGRTTFYRVLRDLGVFSDDAPAMLRGLRTRGQQTPEQLIDRYQLVNPAVRDLFVDYLRERQPALDYTSLDSLSYYLGKRFWADIEAHHPGIDTLHLSAQVADDWKRRLRTFTKTRTLPAGERTAVTVERINYRECLTPVRAFYLDLAHWAVEDPARWGRWVVPCPVGEEEIDRRKAKRRLKARMDARTRRLLPALPALVRAVDQHRTTARSLLDAATQAEPGQPFTAAGATLIRAVVARGARETIWADDPITGKRRNLTREEDHAFWSWAIVEVLRTTGVRAEELLELNHHSLVQYRLPTTGQIVPLLQILPSKTDTERLLVVSPELAEVLSTIISRIRLRSGAVPLVSAYDTRERLWAAPAPVLFQRRIGTESRAISTTSVGKFLSEALTKAGLNNPGEDEPLHYTPHDFRRMFITGAILGGLPPHIAQIIAGHRDINVTLGYKAIYPEETIHAHLAFLARRRSLRPTEEYRVPTDDEWQEFLGHFERRKVSIGTCARAFGSPCIHEHACVRCSMLWPDPDQRPRLVDIRDNLQARITEAQNEGWLGEIEGLEVSLAGATEKISQIDNRRTSGRNNTVNLGDPTARRQPEGITGKR
- a CDS encoding replication-relaxation family protein — its product is MSKRISRERLARITSELTPRDREMVEFLARVKLATGSQLRRAVWTDQSAAGKRSARRALARLVCWRVLARLERRQGGLGKGSDSWTYALDTAGQRLLGEAGARRPHLPRPAMWAHVLLGTEVAVTLAEALRGTDRTVAIWQGEPECWRSYTGSHGQRLTLKPDAFVDVLSPEFHDVSYLEADTGSQSRTVIRAKLAAYQRYAATGLDQRMQDGIFPLTVFVTVTPERQAVLVDLVNGHLEVPAGGQLIVPTRC